A portion of the Saccharomyces paradoxus chromosome XV, complete sequence genome contains these proteins:
- the SCD5 gene encoding Scd5p (Protein required for normal actin organization and endocytosis~similar to YOR329C), whose protein sequence is MSFDWLNVPGLDLSSGDQAEKRPSNGLGPPSVSFDFGINTAAPHDSSFWDQGSRSHSDTTLSYRNNHPNTGANSATNVNSPQKGDPSHTEVRKLSGGDVYAESPEDMQVPLSLSQNQLTHEEIRTYLRWYNYICLRTHGKLIRLNDVFRFLTNFNLSQKVKDRIVEIFRSCKNALNIGQFFAVLRLVSRAIIYGILPLRRMILEKAPVPKPRPILSSENHEEVYEEVEDDDGSTKAGDQKVDFDSFASLLLTGKTTRKRVRRRIKNSNFKSKKVRFSEHITFQDPPNLNQESLNNNEARKQNTDGKGEDQDFSNDSPLDFTLPMDQLLKRLYKGRQNSGLVSSLPSEQQETEEEKKVLEDMKDSLSHFKQIQTVDSASLPISSAFLQNGNNLPTNNVNSAGIPQQMPLEPLKPTATGSANHLVREEYNQGLHPSDGAIQTGLQPLKPTATGSANYLMRSHMEQPQSIKPSNTPETVVNPGGLQPLKPTATGSANYLMKQHLSPSVNNAVPSMFQPQFTNQSSSPQATGPPFLNSPNITLPQNNQQQPYQGVNSTESKIEPSSISPQHTYSNNVRINNGNIISMPKVEISSALSPQNTLPQHQQSHLLSPQNTIPQHQRSHLISPQNTFTQNQPPILSPQNTYSNNQSTMISPQHTYANNQQQPQHLPPPPPPRAQQQQQQAAIVSPQHTYPNIQKQNNLVPTQTSYANSPSMQSPNFLSPQNAANSYFQSLLSTSPSPNPMPSNASTVNSNNAGNSIGSFQNTNPAMNNSQSRQTYSHQQQQPQQPQQSIYGGQLSQMQQHPGQLHLNNSNIQNQPNKPNYGMLGQQIHQQQQQQQQQQQFPFNTDVNRSNSSDILGNLQSLQQQVDALQIQYSRRP, encoded by the coding sequence ATGTCGTTTGATTGGCTTAATGTTCCGGGATTGGACTTAAGCAGCGGGGACCAAGCAGAAAAGAGACCATCAAATGGATTGGGACCTCCCAGTGTGTCTTTCGACTTTGGTATAAACACTGCTGCTCCACATGATTCCAGCTTCTGGGACCAAGGATCAAGAAGCCACAGCGATACGACTTTGTCTTACAGAAATAATCACCCAAACACAGGAGCTAATTCCGCTACGAACGTAAATTCTCCCCAAAAGGGGGATCCTTCTCACACGGAAGTACGAAAACTTTCTGGGGGTGATGTATACGCAGAGTCGCCCGAAGATATGCAAGTCCCATTGTCTTTATCACAGAATCAACTTACCCATGAAGAAATAAGGACTTATCTAAGATGGTACAACTATATATGTTTGAGGACTCATGGAAAATTAATAAGATTGAATGACGTGTTTAGATTCTTAACCAACTTCAACTTATCACAAAAAGTTAAAGATAGAATTGTGGAAATTTTCCGTAGCTGTAAAAATGCATTAAATATTGGCCAATTTTTCGCTGTTCTAAGACTAGTTTCTAGAGCTATTATATATGGTATTTTACCTCTAAGACGTATGATCTTAGAAAAGGCACCTGTACCCAAACCGCGCCCTATCCTAAGTAGTGAAAATCACGAAGAGGTGTATGAGGAGGTGGAAGACGATGATGGTTCCACCAAAGCTGGTGATCAAAAGGTTGATTTTGATTCATTTGCCTCATTGCTGTTGACTGGTAAGACGACAAGGAAAAGGGTCAGAAGGagaatcaaaaattcgAACTTTAAGAGTAAAAAGGTTAGATTTTCAGAGCATATAACGTTTCAAGATCCTCCAAATCTTAATCAAGAATCGCTTAATAATAATGAGGCAAGAAAGCAAAATACTGATGGAAAAGGTGAAGATCAGGACTTTAGTAATGACAGTCCATTAGACTTCACATTGCCCATGGACCAATTATTAAAGAGACTATATAAGGGGAGACAAAATAGCGGTTTAGTTTCGAGTTTGCCCAGCGAACAACAAGAGACTGAGGAGGAGAAGAAAGTTTTAGAGGATATGAAGGACTCTTTGTCACATTTCAAGCAAATACAGACTGTTGATTCTGCATCATTGCCAATTTCATCCGCATTTTTACAGAATGGTAATAATTTACCAACTAACAATGTGAATAGCGCCGGGATTCCACAACAAATGCCATTAGAACCTTTGAAGCCCACGGCTACAGGTTCTGCTAATCATCTGGTGCGAGAAGAATATAATCAGGGGTTACATCCAAGCGACGGTGCCATTCAGACGGGTTTACAACCTTTAAAACCGACAGCAACAGGCTCTGCAAACTATTTGATGCGAAGTCATATGGAACAACCTCAATCTATCAAACCTTCGAATACACCTGAAACAGTTGTAAACCCTGGAGGGCTTCAGCCTTTGAAACCTACTGCGACAGGTTCTGCAAACTACTTAATGAAACAGCATCTCTCACCTTCAGTAAATAACGCAGTACCTTCGATGTTTCAGCCACAGTTCACGAACCAATCTTCGTCTCCACAAGCTACGGGACCGCCCTTTCTGAATTCTCCTAATATTACTCTTCCCCAAAACAATCAGCAGCAACCTTACCAAGGAGTTAATTCGACTGAATCAAAGATTGAGCCATCAAGCATATCCCCTCAACATACATATTCTAACAATGTTCGGATTAACAATGGAAACATTATATCCATGCCGAAAGTAGAAATATCTAGCGCCCTTTCCCCTCAAAACACTCTTCCTCAGCATCAGCAGTCACATTTGCTTTCTCCTCAAAATACTATTCCGCAACATCAGCGGTCACATTTGATTTCTCCACAAAACACCTTTACCCAAAATCAGCCTCCTATTCTTTCTCCGCAAAATACGTATTCCAATAATCAATCAACAATGATATCTCCCCAACATACGTACGCTAATAATCAGCAACAACCCCAACATCTTCCACCTCCTCCACCTCCACGCGctcaacagcagcagcaacaagCAGCCATTGTGTCACCTCAACATACGTACCCCAACATACAAAAGCAGAATAATTTGGTACCTACTCAGACCTCGTATGCAAATTCACCAAGTATGCAAtctccaaattttttgtcACCTCAAAATGCTGCTAATAGTTACTTCCAATCTTTGCTTTCGACTTCACCATCTCCGAATCCTATGCCATCAAATGCGTCCACTGTTAATAGCAATAACGCTGGTAATAGCATAGGTTCATTCCAAAACACCAATCCAGCAATGAACAACAGTCAATCTCGTCAGACTTATAGCCaccagcagcaacaacctCAACAACCTCAACAATCAATATATGGGGGTCAACTTTCTCAAATGCAGCAACATCCGGGGCAACTCCATCTAAACAATTCTAATATACAAAACCAACCTAACAAGCCTAATTACGGAATGTTAGGTCAGCAAATTCatcaacagcagcaacagcaacagcagcaacagcaattCCCATTTAATACAGACGTTAATAGATCTAATTCAAGCGATATTTTGGGTAACTTGCAGTCATTACAGCAGCAAGTTGATGCTTTACAAATTCAATACAGTAGGAGACCATAG